Genomic segment of Macellibacteroides fermentans:
CCGATAAGCAGTACTACGATACCGGAAACCAGTGGAGTGATGATGGAACGCATATAGCGGAATGTACGGCTGATGATCATTTCGATGGGCGAAGCCGCGATACAAACCCCAAAAATAAGCGGAAGTCCGCCCGAAAGTCCCATGGAGATGATTGGGCCGATAAAAGAAAAGCTTGTACCCTGGATACAAAGTAATCCGGCTCCAACGGGACCCACTTTCCTACACTGTATAAAGGTTGAGATACCAGAAGCAAACAATGCCATTGAAACCATAAAACCGGTTGTTTCAAGATCTGTTTTCAATGCCCCGCAAATAATAAGCGGAGGAGTAATGATGGCAACAAAGATTGCCAACAAGTGCTGCAGTGCTGCAAAAAAGGCATCTCTGAAAGGTGGACGATCGTCTACTCCATAAATTAAATCCGCAGGTTTAGCGGGATTGATTGTCTCTTTTGCTGTTTCTGTCTGAGTATCCATTTTTATGATTATTATTAGGTTGTTCGCTCTGGTACGAAAGAGACACACATTTCTCTCTTTCTTAAACGCTTCGTCAATTTAATAAAATAAGGGGCAAAAATACAAAAAAGGAACTATACTATAGTCATAATTCACCGAAATAGAGAAGGAAAAAAATAAACACCGGGCATCTATATAAAAAGATAGGGCTACCTATCAACAGGCAGCCCATATCCAATCGTCATCAATTTAACTAATTACAACTGCGGACCTGATGCAATTAATGCTTTTGCATCGTCGTTATCGCAGTATTGCTCAAAATTCTTAATATATTTTGCAGCAAGGCTCTTAGCCTTTTCTGTCCATTCGTTTACGTCGGCATACGTATCACGTGGGTCAAGGATACCTTCAGAAACATTGTTCAATGCTTTTGGAACTGTCAGGTTCAATACTGGAAGAGTAACCTTTTCTGCGTTTTCGATAGAACCATCAATGATAGCATCGATAATAGCACGTGTATTCTTGATAGAAATACGCTTGCCTGTTCCGTTCCATCCGGTGTTAACCAAATAAGCTTTTGCTCCGTGCTCCTGCATTTTAGACACAAGTGTCTTAGCATACATAGTAGGATGCAAAGTAAGGAATGCCTCACCGAAAGCAGGAGAGAAAGAAGGAACCGGTTCAGTGATACCGCGTTCTGTTCCGGCCAACTTAGAAGTATAACCGCAAAGGAAGTGGTACTGAGCTTGCTTGTCGTCCAGGATAGAAACCGGAGGTAATACTCCGAAAGCATCTGCAGACAAGTAGATGATTTTCTTAGCGTGACCTGCTCTTGAAGGAAGAACGATCTTGTTGATGTGATAGATAGGATAAGAAACACGTGTGTTTTCTGTCTTTGATCCATCAGCATAGTCAACAGAACCATCTTCGCGAACTGTTACGTTTTCAAGCAAAGCATCACGTTTGATAGCCTGCCAGATATCTGGTTCGTTTTCCTGGCTCAAGCTGATAACCTTAGCGTAGCAACCACCTTCGTAGTTAAATACACCGTTGTCATCCCAACCGTGCTCGTCGTCACCGATAAGGTAACGTTTCGGGTCGGCAGAAAGAGTTGTCTTACCTGTTCCTGAAAGACCGAAGAATACAGCTACATCACCATCTTTACCAACGTTGGCAGAACAGTGCATAGAAGCCATACCTCTTAGAGGCAGGTAGTAGTTCATCATAGCGAACATACCTTTCTTCATTTCACCACCGTACCATGTACCACCGATGATCTGAAGTTTTTCAGTCAGGTTGAAGCATACAAATACTTCTGAGTTCAAGCCCTGCTCTTTCCAGTTCGGATTGGTTGTTTTTGAAGAGTTCAATACAACGAAATCAGGTTCGCCGTAGTGTTCCAGTTCATATTGTGAAGGACGGATAAACATGTTTGTCACGAAGTGAGCCTGCCATGCAACTTCCATAACGAAACGTACTTTCATACGTGTGTCTTCGTTTGTACCGCAATAAGTATCAACAACGTATAATTTCTTTGCAGAAGAAAGCTGTTTCAAAGATAATGCCTTCAAATCATTCCAAACTTCGGTTGAAACTGGCTTGTTGATTGTGCCGTCCCACCAAATTGTATCTTCAGTAGTTGCATCTTTAACGATGTATCTGTCTTTAGGAGAACGACCGGTAAAGACACCTGTGTCTACTGCCACTGCACCTGTGTTTGTCAGTTTTCCAACTTCGTAACCTTGGTTACTTGGATCAGTTTCTGCCTGGAACAACTGCTCATAAGAAGGGTTATGAACAATTACAGCATCCGCTACAATTCCATACTTACTTAAATCTAAATTTGCCATTTACAGTAAATTAATTTGATTAAATTATCTAGTTCTAACTCGCTTTCAACTCGTAAAACTTACGGTTACAAATATAGAACATCCTTGCGCCACTATTGTTACGCAAAATATGATTGTTGTTATGGAATCTGATACAGGAAGGACTAAAAGGTGTTTTTTAGCATCTTTTATAGAATAGCTTGAGACTTAATTTCTATTTAAGGCTCTCCCTTAATTGGGAAGGTGTCATTCCAAAATGAGTCTTGCAATATTCGTTGAAATGAGCCGGGGTGGCAAAGCCATATTCGTCCATAATATCCTTGAAAGCAACATTCTCAATAGATATCTTATACTTTATATGTTTTGACTTTTGCTTTAAAATCCATTGGTAAGCCGATTCGTTAAAATGCGCTTTGAACTTTTTACGAAAGGTGGATACATTATAGCCTCCTAATCGTGCAAATTCCTCCACACTTTCAACTTTTAGATAGTTAGCCATTACAAAACTTTTAAAATCCACACTTTTACCTATCAGGGGGTAAAAGAAGGTTGCATTCTCAAGACGCGTGTAATACAACCTGAAAAGGACAAAGATCTCGGACTGCTTCGCCTGGAACAGATGGCTGCATCGTACCCCATCGTCCAGATAGCTTACAAATAACTCCAGAAAATGATCCAGTGGCGGACGGATTGCCAGGGGCTGAAACCGATAGGCAATGGTATCGCTTAAGGGTGCCAGCGATTCCATCATGGCCTTATCGCATATGTTGAGCGGATTTTCAAAAGAATGGTTGATAATCAGGCTGGCTTCAAGCGTCTCTCCCGTAAATGAAGCGGATTTGGGAATAAACACCATTTCACCGGCTTTAAATATCCGATCATGAAATTCATTACAAGAAATCTTAACAGAGCCATTTAAAATAAAGAAAATATGATTGTGATCGATAAGCTCTCTATTTAAACTTTCTCCTTCTGTTAAATCCCATTTTGTAAATCCAATTTCCTGATCGGATACATACTGATCAAAACTTTTATATCTTTCGTTGTACAATCTGTTCATGTGCTGTCATCTTTCGCAATTTCAGCCGAAAGATAGCATATTTTCGTCGTACATTAATCTGTTTTGAGCTATTTTTGTGCGTCAATACGGTTATTCAGACAACGAATATGGTCTGTTCTCGCCCTTAAATATCCTCTGTTTATTTGGTTGAGACGACATTTCGAAAGTAAGCTCTCCCCCATTCATTATATCTTGTTGCCCGATAAAAGCTTTATGGTAAGGTTTTCCGTTAAGTTTGACCGATTTCACATAACGGTTCTTGTCGCTCACCTTATCCGCTTTTATAACCAACTCTTTTCCGTTTTCAAGCGTAAGCTTCATATAGGGTAGATAGGGTGCTCCTATTACATATTGATCTGTACCCGGACAAACAGGATAAAATCCCATGGCAGAAAGTACATACCACGCAGACATTTGTCCGCAGTCGTCGTTCCCACAAAGTCCGTCGATATTATTCCGGTACATCCGGTTCATGATTTCCCTGATCCAGTACTGGGTTTTCCAGGGTTTGCTGCTCCACATATACAAATAAGGGATATGGTGACTCGGTTCGTTACCATGTACATAGGTACCCAGCAATCCTTCGCGGGTTACATCTTCTGTGTGGGCGAAGAACTCGTCCGGCAAATGCATGGAGAACAACGAATCAAGCTTATTGATGAAACGGCTGTCGCCTCCCATCATTTCGATCAGCCCGTTTACATCGTGGGGTACATAAAACGAGTAGTTCCATGAATTACCTTCAATAAAACCTTCGCCATGGGTGTTGAGCAGACTGAACGCCGGCTTCCAAGTGCCGTCTGCATAACGGGGACGGGCAAAACCCAGCTCTTTATCAAATAGATTACGGTAACTCAAAGCTCTCTTTTTATACTCGTCGGCTACCTTTTGGTTACCCATAGATTGAGCCAACTTATAAATAGTCCAGTCATCGTAGGCATATTCCAATGTAATGGATGCGGCTGATGCACTCTGGTCGAAGGAAACATACCCCAGTTTCATATACTCATCGGTATGATCGTAATAGGGTATCGATGAGCTGCTGATCATTGCTTTCAACGATTGGTCTTTATCCACAGGCAATCCTTTGGCGATTGCGTCCGACAAAACGGAGACTGAGTGGTACCCGATCATACACCAATTTTCATTTCCCATATGACTCCATACAGGCAATGCTTTGTGCACACTTTGCTGACTGTGGGCTATCATCGATTTCACCATGTCCGTATTACGTTCACGGTTGATGATATTGAACAATGGGTGTAATGCCCGGTAGGTATCCCAAACAGAAAACACCGTATAATTCATAAAATCTTTTGTCTGATGTACCGCCTGGTCTACCCCCCTGTACTGCCCGTCCACGTCGGCATAAACCGATGGATTGATGAGGGTGTGATACAGAGAAGTATATAACATGGTCAGCTTATCCTTATCTCCATGGGCTTCGATAACTGACAATTCCTTATTCCACTTCTCAGCGGCCTGGATTGTAAGTTCGTCGAAAGTCCGGCCGGAGGCTTCTGCTTCCAGGTTTTTAAGTGCTCCCAAAGTACTTACTCCGGAAAGTGCCACCTTTATTTCCAAAGGTTTATTGTCGGAATCATCAAACTCGAAATACGAAACGACTTTCCGTCCACCTATCTCGGGGAAATTCTCATTCACCTTAAACCGACGCCAAAAACCATTATAGGCAATCTTCTGCTTGTCTTCATACCCATACTTCTTGATGGATTTTGAAAAAGAGATTGCAAAGTAGGTGTAATTCACCCGGCTCCAGCCATTCGTTATGCGATATCCGGTCAGCAGGGTATCATTCTCTACCCGTAAATTTGCCCATAAAACCTTTCCGTCGTAATTATAAATGGCGTGATTCAGGTCTACTATTATTTTCTGGGAAGCCCCCCGGGGGTACGTATATTTATGAATACCCACACGTTCGGTTGTGGTGAGCTGTACTTTAATCGCATCATCCGATAGCATCACCTCGTAATAACCCGGACGGGCAACCTCTGTATTGTGACTGAATCTGGATCGATATCCACTATCAGGATCGGAAGCCGTTCCCGGATTGGTCTGCAAGGGTCCGGTAAATGGCATAATTAAGATATCTCCCAGGTCCGAATGCCCCGTTCCGCTTAAATGGGTATGACTGAATCCAACAATGGTGCTGTCTTTGTATTGATATCCGGCACAATACTCGTAGGCACGTGGTTGGTAGACACCGTTTACATTATGGGGAATGGTATCCGTATCCGGACTTAGCTGTACAATACCATGAGGTACGCATGCTCCGGGAAAGGTATGCCCCATACCATTGGTTCCAATAATAGGATTAACGTAATCGGCCGGTTTTACCTGAGCCATTACAGGAAGAGAGAGCAGGCAAAGAAGTAAATTGCATGCTGTAGTTTTTTTAATTCTCATTTGAATCTGAACTGTTATGATGATGATAGATTGACACTTTCAGGTTAAATCTTATATGAGACGCGTAATCCGGCCATAACCACTATACGTCCGTCTAACATTTAACTTAATATAACATTCTAAATCTTGCCGGATTTAGTATTCGTTGGCGAATACGGTTAACAAAAAAGGGAGGGTAAACTTACGTATCACCCTCCCTTATCTATGTGTATTGCCAGTTGTTTTATTTTAATTTTGGATATAAGATAAAAAGGTACACCGTACAAATTGCCAGAATGATTACAGCTCCCAACTGCGAACCGATGGCATCTGATGTAATTCCCATAAGCAATGGTAAAACGGCTCCTCCAAAAATACCCATCATCATCAAGCCGGACACTTCATTGCTATTTTCCGGCTGAAGTTGAAATGCCTGAGAGAATAGGATGGAAAAGAGGTTTGAATTACCGAAACCGATCAGTCCTATACACAGGTATATATATACAAGCTTATCCACTACAAGCAGGCCACCAATAGCAAGGGCCACGCCGACAATGCTTATTAAAAAGAATTTCCTGGGGGCAAACCTCGCCAGAATGAAAGCTCCGCCGAAACAACCTATCGTACGACACAAGAAATAAAGACTGGTTGCATAACCTGCATCAGCCAACGTCATTCCTGTCCGCTCCATTAGAATTTTGGGAGCAGTGGTATTAATACCTACATCGATACCTACATGGCACATTATTCCTATAAAGAGCATTAAAATAGACTGATTTCCCAACAATGAAAAACATTGAGAGAATGTGGATGTCTTCCCTTCAGTTTTCTGTTCCTCTACAGACGTAAACAACAACCAGAAAGCGGCAATAAGTGAAATAGAGGCAAAGATAGGGTACAACATCCTCCAGTTACCAAACTCCACCACTGCCCAGGCTGTAATTATCGGAGCAAGGAATGAGGCAATCGCCTTGAAAAACTGACCCAGGGTAAGGCTGCTTGCAAGCAGGTGACCGCTTACCACATTAGACAGCAATGGGTTTAATGACACCTGCATCATGGCATTGCCCATTCCCAACAGGGCAAAAGAGATCAACATCATGCTATAGCTGTACTCGATCAGCGGAACCAACAACGAGAGAAATGTTACCAGGACGCTGATTATAACCGTTTTTCGTCTTCCTATCTTATTCATCAGCATTCCCGTAGGAACAGAACAGACCAGAAACCAAAGAAAAACCATCGATGGCAGCAAATTAGCCATCGTATCAGACAAGGTGAAATCCTCTTTTACATAATTGGTCGCAATACCTACCAGATCTACAAACCCCATTGTAAAAAAGGTAAACATCACAGGAACAAGCAAGGTTAACGATTTTGTGTGTTTCATGGCCTGACTTTATTTGAATATTGTTTTGAGAGATTCTTCAAACTTTGAAATATCTTCATCCGTTGTATCCCAGGAGGTGACTAATCGGGCTTCATTCCTCTCCTCGTTCCACATATAGAAGTAGTATTCTTCTTGCAGCTTACGCAGTGCATCGGTTGGAATGGTAAAGAACAATGCATTGGATTCAACCTTTTGTGTAAAGACAATCCCTGGATATTGTTTGAGTATATTTGATAATTTAATTGCGGCAGCATTGGCTTTTACGGCATTCACAAGCCATAAATCATTTTCAAGATATGGGATGAACTGAGCCGATAAATACCTCATCTTGGAAGCCAGCTGAGCTGACTGTTTTCTGAAATACATTAAATTTTCAGCAATTTCGGGCGAAAAGGCAATAACGGCTTCCCCCATCATCATTCCATTTTTGGTGCCGCCGAAACTAAGTATATCTACCCCCGCATCTACGGTAAGTTGCTTCATCGAGCACTTCAGGTAAGCGCATGCGTTGGCTAAACGGGCACCATCCATGTGCAGGTACATAGAATGTGCATGAAGCAAATCGGCAACGGCTTTAACCTCGTCGATCGTGTAAACCGTACCTAACTCTGTTACCTGCGAAATATATACGACCTTAGGTTGCGAATGATGGCAAACACCAAAATTATGTAATCTTGCTTTTATTAGTTCCGGTGTCAGTTTACCATCCGAAGTAGGGATAGAAACCAGGGCGCATCCGGTCATCCGTCCCGGTGCTCCGCATTCGTCCACGTTGATATGTGCGGTTTCAGCACAAAGGATCGAATTAAAAGATCTTGTAACAGCTTGTAAGGCGACCGAATTTGCCCCTGTTCCGTTGAATACAAAAAAAGGAGTCGCCTTTTCTCCAAAAACTTCTTTCAACTTCTTCTCAGCCGCATGTGTCCAGTTATCGTCTCCATAACCTACAGCATGATCTACATTCGCTTTTAATAGAGCATCCATAACCAAAGGATGAACGCCGGAATTATTATCGCTAGCAAAACTTCTCATTATATTTTTTTTATGCAAAAGTAAATAATAAATAAAATAGGAACCCTAATTTTTCTCTTAAAGAAAAAGGGGGTTGAAAACTTGTTTCAACCCCTCTGTTTTATCCTTCAGCCGAGATCAGCCGATATAGGTTTCCAATAATTTAACTCCATTACCAACCGGAGAAAGAGTAACCTTCTGCGTGTCTGCCGGAACCAGTACAGTCTGGCCTTGCTTTAAAGAAACTTTGTTTCCTTTATCGTCCAAA
This window contains:
- a CDS encoding GH92 family glycosyl hydrolase is translated as MAQVKPADYVNPIIGTNGMGHTFPGACVPHGIVQLSPDTDTIPHNVNGVYQPRAYEYCAGYQYKDSTIVGFSHTHLSGTGHSDLGDILIMPFTGPLQTNPGTASDPDSGYRSRFSHNTEVARPGYYEVMLSDDAIKVQLTTTERVGIHKYTYPRGASQKIIVDLNHAIYNYDGKVLWANLRVENDTLLTGYRITNGWSRVNYTYFAISFSKSIKKYGYEDKQKIAYNGFWRRFKVNENFPEIGGRKVVSYFEFDDSDNKPLEIKVALSGVSTLGALKNLEAEASGRTFDELTIQAAEKWNKELSVIEAHGDKDKLTMLYTSLYHTLINPSVYADVDGQYRGVDQAVHQTKDFMNYTVFSVWDTYRALHPLFNIINRERNTDMVKSMIAHSQQSVHKALPVWSHMGNENWCMIGYHSVSVLSDAIAKGLPVDKDQSLKAMISSSSIPYYDHTDEYMKLGYVSFDQSASAASITLEYAYDDWTIYKLAQSMGNQKVADEYKKRALSYRNLFDKELGFARPRYADGTWKPAFSLLNTHGEGFIEGNSWNYSFYVPHDVNGLIEMMGGDSRFINKLDSLFSMHLPDEFFAHTEDVTREGLLGTYVHGNEPSHHIPYLYMWSSKPWKTQYWIREIMNRMYRNNIDGLCGNDDCGQMSAWYVLSAMGFYPVCPGTDQYVIGAPYLPYMKLTLENGKELVIKADKVSDKNRYVKSVKLNGKPYHKAFIGQQDIMNGGELTFEMSSQPNKQRIFKGENRPYSLSE
- a CDS encoding threonine aldolase family protein; the encoded protein is MRSFASDNNSGVHPLVMDALLKANVDHAVGYGDDNWTHAAEKKLKEVFGEKATPFFVFNGTGANSVALQAVTRSFNSILCAETAHINVDECGAPGRMTGCALVSIPTSDGKLTPELIKARLHNFGVCHHSQPKVVYISQVTELGTVYTIDEVKAVADLLHAHSMYLHMDGARLANACAYLKCSMKQLTVDAGVDILSFGGTKNGMMMGEAVIAFSPEIAENLMYFRKQSAQLASKMRYLSAQFIPYLENDLWLVNAVKANAAAIKLSNILKQYPGIVFTQKVESNALFFTIPTDALRKLQEEYYFYMWNEERNEARLVTSWDTTDEDISKFEESLKTIFK
- the pckA gene encoding phosphoenolpyruvate carboxykinase (ATP) codes for the protein MANLDLSKYGIVADAVIVHNPSYEQLFQAETDPSNQGYEVGKLTNTGAVAVDTGVFTGRSPKDRYIVKDATTEDTIWWDGTINKPVSTEVWNDLKALSLKQLSSAKKLYVVDTYCGTNEDTRMKVRFVMEVAWQAHFVTNMFIRPSQYELEHYGEPDFVVLNSSKTTNPNWKEQGLNSEVFVCFNLTEKLQIIGGTWYGGEMKKGMFAMMNYYLPLRGMASMHCSANVGKDGDVAVFFGLSGTGKTTLSADPKRYLIGDDEHGWDDNGVFNYEGGCYAKVISLSQENEPDIWQAIKRDALLENVTVREDGSVDYADGSKTENTRVSYPIYHINKIVLPSRAGHAKKIIYLSADAFGVLPPVSILDDKQAQYHFLCGYTSKLAGTERGITEPVPSFSPAFGEAFLTLHPTMYAKTLVSKMQEHGAKAYLVNTGWNGTGKRISIKNTRAIIDAIIDGSIENAEKVTLPVLNLTVPKALNNVSEGILDPRDTYADVNEWTEKAKSLAAKYIKNFEQYCDNDDAKALIASGPQL
- a CDS encoding helix-turn-helix transcriptional regulator encodes the protein MNRLYNERYKSFDQYVSDQEIGFTKWDLTEGESLNRELIDHNHIFFILNGSVKISCNEFHDRIFKAGEMVFIPKSASFTGETLEASLIINHSFENPLNICDKAMMESLAPLSDTIAYRFQPLAIRPPLDHFLELFVSYLDDGVRCSHLFQAKQSEIFVLFRLYYTRLENATFFYPLIGKSVDFKSFVMANYLKVESVEEFARLGGYNVSTFRKKFKAHFNESAYQWILKQKSKHIKYKISIENVAFKDIMDEYGFATPAHFNEYCKTHFGMTPSQLRESLK
- a CDS encoding MFS transporter: MKHTKSLTLLVPVMFTFFTMGFVDLVGIATNYVKEDFTLSDTMANLLPSMVFLWFLVCSVPTGMLMNKIGRRKTVIISVLVTFLSLLVPLIEYSYSMMLISFALLGMGNAMMQVSLNPLLSNVVSGHLLASSLTLGQFFKAIASFLAPIITAWAVVEFGNWRMLYPIFASISLIAAFWLLFTSVEEQKTEGKTSTFSQCFSLLGNQSILMLFIGIMCHVGIDVGINTTAPKILMERTGMTLADAGYATSLYFLCRTIGCFGGAFILARFAPRKFFLISIVGVALAIGGLLVVDKLVYIYLCIGLIGFGNSNLFSILFSQAFQLQPENSNEVSGLMMMGIFGGAVLPLLMGITSDAIGSQLGAVIILAICTVYLFILYPKLK